One Simonsiella muelleri ATCC 29453 DNA window includes the following coding sequences:
- the cas9 gene encoding type II CRISPR RNA-guided endonuclease Cas9 (Cas9, originally named Csn1, is the large, multifunctional signature protein of type II CRISPR/Cas systems. It is well known even to general audiences because its RNA-guided endonuclease activity has made it a popular tool for custom editing of eukaryotic genomes.), producing MMMEKFHYVLGLDLGIASVGWAAIEIDKETETSIGLLDCGVRTFERAEVPKTGDSLAKARREARSTRRLIRRRSHRLLRLKRLLKREIFRQPETFKDLPINAWQLRVKGLDSRLNEYEWAAVLLHLVKHRGYLSQRKSEMSETDSKSEMGRLLAGVAENHQLLQQEQYRTPAELALKKFVKHFRNKGGDYAHTFNRLDLQAELHLLFQKQRELGNPFTSPELERQVDDLLMTQRSALQGDAILKMLGHCGFEPEQFKAAKNTFSAERFIWLTKLNNLRIQDQGKERALTADERTKLLDEPYKKSKLTYAQVRKLLSLPQTAIFKGLRYDLEHDKKAENSTLMEMKSYHNIRQTLEKSGLKTEWQSIATQPEILDAIGTAFSIYKTDEDISHELKTCRLPENVLNELLKNINFDGFIQLSLTALRKILPLMEQGYRYDEACTQIYGNHHSGSLQQESKQFLPHIPIDDVRNPVVFRTLTQARKVVNAIIRRYGSPARVHIEMARELGKSKSDRDRIEKQQQKNKKERENAVAKFKEDFPDFVGEPRGKDILKMRLYEQQHGKCLYSGHDIDINRLNEKGYVEIDHALPFSRTWDDSQNNKVLVLGSENQNKRNQTPDEYLDGANNSQRWLEFQARVQTCHFSYGKKQRIQLAKLDDETEKGFLERNLNDTRYIARFMCQFVQENLYLTGKGKRLVFASNGGMTATLRNLWGLRKVREDNDRHHALDAIVVACSTASMQQKITKAFQRHESIEYVDTETGEVKFRIPQPWDFFRQEVMIRVFSDQPCEDLVEKLSARPEALHDNVTPLFVSRAPNRKMSGQGHLETIKSAKRLSEENSMVKKPLTTLKLKDIPEIVGYPSREPQLYAALKTRLETHDDDPIKAFAKPFYKPNKNGELGALVRSVRVKGVQNTGVMVHDGKGIADNATMVRVDVYTKAGKNYLVPVYVWQVAQGILPNRAVTSGKSEADWDLIDESFEFKFSLSRGDLVEMISNKGRIFGYYNGLDRANGSIGIREHDLEKSKGKDGVHRVGVKTATAFNKYHVDPLGKEIHRCSSEPRPTLKIKSKK from the coding sequence ATGATGATGGAAAAATTTCACTATGTATTGGGTTTGGATTTGGGTATCGCCTCTGTGGGGTGGGCTGCCATTGAAATTGACAAGGAAACCGAAACATCAATCGGTTTATTGGATTGCGGTGTCAGAACATTTGAACGTGCAGAAGTACCCAAAACAGGCGATTCTCTTGCCAAAGCTCGCCGTGAAGCCAGAAGTACTCGCCGTTTAATTCGCAGACGTTCGCATCGCTTATTACGTTTAAAACGTTTATTGAAACGTGAAATTTTCAGGCAGCCTGAAACGTTTAAAGACTTACCAATCAATGCTTGGCAATTGCGTGTTAAAGGCTTGGATAGTCGGTTGAATGAATATGAATGGGCGGCCGTTTTATTGCATTTGGTGAAGCATCGCGGTTATTTATCGCAACGCAAAAGCGAAATGAGCGAAACAGACAGCAAATCTGAAATGGGCAGATTACTGGCAGGTGTGGCGGAAAATCACCAACTTTTACAACAAGAACAATATCGTACACCAGCCGAATTAGCACTCAAAAAATTTGTGAAACATTTTCGCAATAAAGGTGGCGATTATGCACACACTTTCAACCGTTTGGATTTGCAAGCCGAATTGCATTTATTGTTTCAAAAACAACGTGAATTAGGCAATCCATTCACTTCACCAGAATTGGAACGGCAAGTTGATGATTTGTTGATGACGCAGCGCAGTGCTTTACAAGGTGATGCGATTTTGAAAATGTTGGGTCATTGTGGGTTTGAACCTGAACAATTCAAAGCAGCGAAAAACACATTCAGTGCCGAACGTTTTATTTGGTTGACAAAACTCAATAATCTTCGCATTCAAGACCAAGGCAAAGAACGTGCGTTAACTGCCGATGAGCGTACCAAATTGTTGGACGAGCCTTATAAAAAAAGTAAATTGACTTACGCACAAGTTCGCAAATTATTAAGCTTGCCTCAAACTGCTATTTTTAAAGGTTTGCGTTATGATTTGGAACATGACAAAAAAGCAGAAAACAGTACGTTGATGGAAATGAAATCCTATCACAACATCCGCCAAACATTGGAAAAATCAGGTTTGAAAACAGAATGGCAAAGTATTGCCACGCAGCCTGAAATTTTAGATGCAATTGGCACGGCGTTTTCCATTTATAAAACCGATGAAGATATTTCGCATGAATTAAAAACGTGCAGGCTGCCTGAAAACGTATTGAATGAATTACTGAAAAACATCAATTTTGATGGATTCATTCAATTATCGTTGACTGCATTACGCAAAATTTTGCCCTTGATGGAACAAGGCTACCGTTATGATGAAGCGTGTACCCAAATTTACGGTAATCATCATTCAGGCAGCTTGCAACAAGAATCAAAGCAATTTTTGCCACATATTCCGATTGATGATGTCCGAAATCCTGTGGTGTTCCGTACTTTGACCCAAGCAAGAAAAGTGGTGAATGCGATTATTCGTCGGTATGGTTCGCCAGCTCGTGTGCATATTGAGATGGCGCGTGAATTGGGTAAGTCTAAATCAGACCGTGACCGAATTGAAAAACAACAACAAAAAAATAAAAAAGAACGTGAAAACGCAGTCGCCAAATTCAAAGAAGATTTCCCTGATTTTGTGGGCGAACCCAGAGGGAAAGATATTTTGAAAATGCGTTTGTATGAACAACAACACGGCAAATGTTTGTATTCGGGTCATGATATTGATATTAATCGATTGAATGAAAAAGGTTATGTTGAAATTGACCATGCCCTGCCATTTTCACGGACTTGGGATGATAGTCAAAATAATAAAGTTTTGGTACTTGGCAGCGAAAACCAAAATAAACGCAATCAAACGCCTGATGAATATTTGGACGGTGCAAACAATAGCCAACGTTGGCTTGAATTTCAAGCGCGTGTACAAACTTGTCATTTTTCTTACGGTAAAAAACAACGCATTCAATTAGCCAAATTAGACGATGAAACCGAAAAAGGATTTTTAGAACGCAATCTAAATGATACGCGGTATATTGCTCGTTTTATGTGTCAATTTGTCCAAGAAAATTTATATTTGACAGGTAAAGGAAAACGTCTTGTTTTTGCATCAAACGGCGGAATGACCGCAACATTGAGAAATTTATGGGGTTTGAGAAAAGTCCGTGAAGACAACGACCGCCATCATGCTCTTGATGCGATTGTGGTGGCGTGTTCCACTGCTTCTATGCAACAAAAAATAACCAAAGCATTTCAACGCCATGAAAGCATTGAATATGTGGATACCGAAACGGGCGAAGTAAAATTTCGTATTCCACAGCCTTGGGATTTTTTCCGTCAGGAAGTGATGATTCGTGTGTTCAGCGACCAACCGTGTGAAGATTTGGTAGAAAAATTGTCGGCTCGTCCCGAAGCTTTGCATGACAACGTAACGCCTTTATTTGTCTCGCGTGCACCAAATCGCAAAATGTCGGGGCAAGGGCATTTGGAAACCATCAAATCTGCAAAAAGGCTGTCTGAAGAAAACAGTATGGTTAAAAAACCATTAACCACATTGAAATTAAAAGATATTCCAGAAATCGTAGGCTACCCGAGTCGTGAACCTCAATTGTATGCCGCATTGAAAACACGTTTAGAAACGCATGATGATGACCCAATTAAAGCCTTTGCCAAACCCTTTTACAAACCCAATAAAAATGGTGAATTGGGGGCGTTGGTTCGATCGGTGCGTGTGAAAGGTGTACAAAATACGGGTGTAATGGTTCATGATGGCAAAGGCATTGCCGATAATGCCACAATGGTTCGTGTTGATGTCTATACCAAAGCGGGCAAAAATTACCTTGTTCCTGTGTATGTTTGGCAGGTGGCTCAAGGAATTTTGCCAAATCGGGCGGTTACTTCTGGCAAAAGTGAAGCAGATTGGGATTTAATTGATGAAAGTTTTGAATTTAAATTTTCGCTGTCTCGTGGGGATTTAGTGGAAATGATTAGCAATAAAGGAAGAATTTTTGGTTATTACAATGGGTTAGATCGTGCAAATGGAAGTATTGGGATTCGTGAACATGATTTGGAAAAGTCCAAAGGAAAAGATGGTGTTCATCGTGTTGGCGTGAAAACCGCCACCGCATTCAACAAATACCACGTTGACCCACTTGGTAAAGAAATTCATCGGTGTTCATCTGAACCACGCCCCACATTAAAAATCAAATCCAAGAAATAA
- the cas2 gene encoding CRISPR-associated endonuclease Cas2 — protein sequence MPVTTKAKRQAANQFRHFLQQDGYEMLQLSVYSRIVRGRDMLQKHYTRLQAHLPSEGNVRCLEVTEKQFVSMKMLIGNPSPREKKVNSEQLLLF from the coding sequence TTGCCAGTAACCACCAAAGCCAAACGCCAAGCTGCTAATCAATTTCGCCATTTTTTGCAACAAGACGGCTATGAAATGTTGCAATTATCGGTTTATTCGCGGATTGTGCGGGGGCGAGATATGTTGCAAAAACACTACACTCGTTTGCAAGCGCACTTACCATCGGAAGGAAATGTCCGTTGTTTAGAGGTAACTGAAAAACAATTTGTGAGTATGAAAATGCTGATTGGCAATCCAAGTCCGCGCGAAAAAAAGGTTAATTCGGAGCAACTTTTGTTATTTTAA